The following coding sequences lie in one Alloacidobacterium dinghuense genomic window:
- a CDS encoding sigma-70 family RNA polymerase sigma factor, translating to MSDRWIEAEFEAIFREHYQRIVRVTRRVLSRDSEAEEVCVEVFLKLYRSGPGVAASGLIGGWLYRTATRASIDALRANRRRGMEQLDGSGPVEPEDLAESPLTLLLRRESIGEVREVLAKLKVEKAQLLLLRHTGLSYREIAEALQLGVNSVGQKLARAEAEFSALYERQQRQKRKATQLQTAKEGQ from the coding sequence ATGAGCGATCGCTGGATAGAAGCGGAGTTCGAAGCGATCTTTCGGGAGCATTATCAGCGCATCGTCCGTGTCACCCGGCGCGTGCTGTCGCGCGACTCCGAGGCCGAAGAGGTTTGCGTCGAGGTCTTCTTGAAGCTCTACCGCAGCGGTCCGGGCGTTGCGGCCAGTGGACTCATCGGCGGATGGCTCTATCGCACCGCGACTCGCGCGTCGATCGATGCCCTGCGCGCCAATCGGCGGCGGGGTATGGAGCAATTGGATGGCAGTGGCCCCGTTGAGCCAGAGGATCTCGCCGAGAGCCCACTGACCCTCCTGCTGCGTCGAGAAAGCATCGGTGAAGTGCGCGAGGTGCTGGCAAAGCTGAAAGTCGAGAAAGCGCAGCTCCTGCTATTGCGCCACACCGGTCTGAGTTATCGAGAGATTGCTGAAGCTTTGCAACTCGGCGTCAACTCGGTCGGGCAAAAACTGGCTCGGGCGGAGGCTGAGTTTTCCGCACTCTACGAACGACAGCAGCGCCAGAAGCGCAAGGCAACGCAATTGCAGACAGCAAAGGAGGGGCAATGA
- a CDS encoding PepSY-like domain-containing protein, whose product MLQFGLSDSSHHDSQGENMKKTFSFVLGSALIMGFCAAAAIAGETQITYNDLPAAVQKTAQRESQGATVWRYSKEVENGKVEYEVEMTAGGKSRDISINPSGKVVEIEQQVSLNTVPVAAMTAIRKEAAGASIRKVEEVRANAEIAYEAQILSNGKRQEIRVHADGSAAPERN is encoded by the coding sequence ATGCTTCAGTTTGGCTTAAGTGATTCGTCGCATCATGATTCGCAAGGGGAAAATATGAAAAAGACCTTTTCCTTCGTGTTGGGAAGTGCTCTGATTATGGGATTTTGCGCCGCCGCCGCGATAGCAGGCGAAACGCAGATTACCTATAACGATTTGCCCGCAGCCGTCCAGAAGACTGCTCAAAGAGAAAGTCAGGGAGCTACTGTCTGGCGTTATTCGAAGGAAGTAGAAAACGGCAAGGTTGAGTATGAAGTGGAGATGACGGCTGGTGGAAAATCCAGAGATATCTCTATTAACCCGTCGGGCAAGGTTGTCGAAATTGAGCAACAGGTATCGCTTAATACGGTTCCCGTGGCTGCCATGACGGCTATACGAAAAGAAGCCGCTGGCGCCTCGATTCGCAAGGTAGAAGAAGTGAGAGCAAATGCCGAAATCGCCTATGAAGCTCAGATCCTGAGCAACGGGAAACGTCAGGAGATTCGTGTGCATGCCGACGGGTCTGCAGCACCTGAGCGGAACTAG
- a CDS encoding YncE family protein: protein MKITRIMIASLAFLLSANMLPVVAQTNWEVTRTFHIGGEGGWDYLTVDAETHRLFVPRSTHTMVIDANSGKVLGDIPGQTTAHGVAIVPSVGRGFITDGGGGGGIVVFDLKTYAILGKIPTMPDSDGIIYNSATGRVLAVSGDGGALMTFKPDIDPKNGKIDPPIELGGAPEFLAADETGKAYINLEDKDVVAVVDLRSRKVLARWPVAPGGQPVGMALDAKTHRLFIGCRKPQKMIVMSSESGQVEASLPIGAGVDATKVMADKAFASCRDGSLTVAGEKDGKFEVEQVVKTPDGARTMGVDETSHLIYLPTAELEPATTGRPKPKPGTFMIVVVGRH from the coding sequence ATGAAAATAACTCGAATTATGATTGCATCCCTAGCATTCCTGTTGTCCGCGAACATGCTGCCTGTTGTCGCACAGACAAATTGGGAAGTAACAAGGACATTTCATATTGGTGGAGAAGGTGGATGGGATTACCTCACAGTCGATGCCGAAACGCACCGACTCTTCGTTCCGCGGTCCACACATACCATGGTTATTGACGCCAATTCGGGCAAGGTGCTCGGAGACATACCGGGGCAGACAACAGCCCATGGCGTCGCGATCGTTCCCAGCGTCGGACGCGGCTTCATCACCGATGGAGGAGGAGGCGGCGGTATCGTGGTCTTCGATCTAAAGACCTACGCCATCCTCGGCAAAATCCCGACTATGCCGGACTCTGACGGCATCATCTACAACTCCGCCACTGGACGAGTGTTGGCGGTTTCGGGCGATGGCGGTGCGCTGATGACTTTTAAACCCGACATCGATCCTAAAAACGGGAAGATCGACCCGCCTATCGAACTGGGCGGAGCACCGGAGTTTCTTGCGGCTGACGAGACAGGTAAAGCCTACATCAACCTGGAAGATAAGGATGTCGTAGCTGTTGTGGATCTGCGTTCTCGAAAAGTGCTCGCTCGATGGCCGGTTGCTCCGGGCGGTCAGCCGGTGGGCATGGCGCTGGATGCTAAAACTCATCGCCTCTTCATTGGCTGTCGTAAACCACAGAAGATGATCGTAATGAGCTCCGAAAGCGGCCAGGTGGAAGCCTCGCTGCCAATTGGTGCGGGCGTCGATGCCACGAAGGTCATGGCAGATAAGGCCTTCGCAAGTTGCCGCGACGGATCGCTCACAGTGGCAGGAGAGAAAGACGGAAAGTTCGAAGTAGAACAGGTTGTGAAAACACCGGACGGCGCCCGGACGATGGGTGTCGACGAGACTTCACACCTAATTTATCTACCCACCGCGGAGCTTGAGCCAGCAACAACGGGCAGACCCAAGCCGAAACCGGGCACGTTCATGATCGTAGTGGTCGGGCGTCACTGA
- a CDS encoding GNAT family N-acetyltransferase has protein sequence MSSKVQPDVVIRTATQEDGPACGQICYDAFSAINAAHGFPCDFRGPEASIKLLSMMFSTPGFYCVVAEGDGRIMGSNVLIELGVIQGVGPITIDPKAQNTGIGRKLMQAVMDRANQNGAAGVRLVQAAFHNRSLSLYVSLGFDIREPLSCMQGRTLERSIPGCVVRMAQPADEDACNALSRRVHGFDRSAELTQAIQQGTARVVERGGRVTGYTTNLGFFGHSTAETNVDMQALIAAAESFAGPGILVPSRNNTLLRWCLANGLRVVQPMTLMTTGLYNDPAGAWLPSVIF, from the coding sequence ATGTCGTCAAAAGTACAGCCTGACGTGGTGATTCGAACCGCCACACAAGAGGACGGTCCAGCGTGCGGGCAGATTTGTTATGACGCCTTCTCCGCAATTAATGCGGCTCACGGCTTTCCTTGCGATTTTCGAGGACCAGAGGCCAGTATCAAGTTGCTTTCGATGATGTTTTCCACCCCGGGCTTCTATTGCGTGGTGGCGGAAGGCGATGGCCGGATCATGGGCAGCAATGTCCTTATTGAACTGGGTGTAATCCAAGGCGTCGGCCCCATCACCATCGACCCCAAAGCACAAAACACCGGAATTGGCCGTAAACTCATGCAGGCTGTGATGGATCGCGCAAACCAGAACGGCGCCGCCGGAGTGCGGCTGGTGCAGGCTGCCTTTCACAATCGCTCGCTCTCACTCTATGTATCGCTCGGCTTTGACATCCGCGAGCCTCTCTCCTGCATGCAGGGACGGACGCTCGAACGGAGTATCCCTGGATGCGTGGTGCGAATGGCCCAACCAGCGGATGAGGACGCCTGCAATGCTCTGTCGCGTCGCGTTCACGGATTTGATCGAAGCGCCGAGTTGACGCAAGCAATCCAGCAGGGCACTGCGCGCGTGGTGGAGCGCGGTGGCCGAGTAACCGGATACACGACGAATCTCGGTTTCTTCGGGCATTCCACGGCGGAGACGAACGTGGACATGCAAGCACTCATTGCCGCGGCAGAATCTTTCGCTGGTCCCGGAATTCTTGTGCCTTCACGGAACAACACTCTGCTGCGCTGGTGCCTGGCGAACGGCCTGCGCGTCGTCCAGCCAATGACACTCATGACCACTGGACTCTATAACGATCCCGCCGGGGCGTGGCTGCCATCCGTAATCTTCTGA
- a CDS encoding TetR/AcrR family transcriptional regulator codes for MADAVQLGNTAENTDPRVLRSRQMLMEALLRLLNRKEFDDISIQEIADEANLNRATFYLHYPDKNALLQAMTAARFRDLIARRGLSFTDCDGALRAIALGVCDYLAETVGCPTQLTKMPLESSIIPVVEDIFQEGAEKHGITPSADSRMLATTVAWAIFGAARRWHQTPGRMPAEEMAAKIEAMVKPIFLTAST; via the coding sequence ATGGCAGATGCAGTCCAACTTGGTAATACTGCGGAAAACACAGATCCCCGCGTCCTCCGCAGCCGTCAGATGTTGATGGAGGCATTACTCAGGTTATTGAACCGCAAGGAGTTCGACGACATCTCCATCCAAGAGATTGCCGATGAAGCCAACCTCAACCGGGCCACCTTTTATCTCCATTACCCGGACAAGAACGCCCTGCTGCAGGCAATGACGGCCGCCCGCTTTCGCGACCTCATCGCGCGACGCGGCCTTTCCTTCACAGACTGCGATGGTGCGCTGCGAGCCATTGCGCTAGGTGTCTGCGATTATCTCGCCGAGACTGTGGGCTGCCCTACCCAGTTAACGAAGATGCCGCTCGAAAGCTCCATCATCCCGGTCGTTGAAGACATATTCCAGGAAGGCGCCGAGAAACACGGAATCACACCAAGCGCCGATTCCAGAATGCTCGCGACCACAGTCGCCTGGGCCATCTTCGGAGCCGCGCGACGCTGGCACCAGACTCCCGGCCGCATGCCCGCCGAGGAAATGGCTGCCAAAATTGAAGCAATGGTGAAGCCGATTTTTCTCACTGCCTCCACCTAG
- a CDS encoding FMN-dependent NADH-azoreductase, translating into MATLLHIDSSPLYGRSISRQLTDAFVTQWKSSHPEETVIDRDLNATAIPPVTAEWVGAAYTPEEARTPQQKELLALSDTLLAELEQADEYVFGVPMHNFGVPSVLKLWIDQIARVGRAFSYADGTPKGLITGKKATFIIATGGIYDPQTQMASFNFVEPYLRSVFGFLGVTDVTFLTAGGTAALNYGQDRDAFLAPHLQAVQTHAQTI; encoded by the coding sequence ATGGCCACACTTCTTCACATCGACTCAAGCCCGCTGTACGGGCGATCCATCTCGCGCCAGCTTACGGATGCGTTCGTAACTCAATGGAAGTCCTCGCACCCGGAGGAAACGGTCATCGACCGCGACCTTAACGCAACCGCGATCCCGCCTGTCACCGCCGAATGGGTGGGTGCAGCGTACACGCCGGAAGAGGCGCGCACTCCACAACAGAAGGAACTGCTGGCGCTTTCGGACACGTTGCTCGCCGAACTGGAGCAAGCCGATGAGTACGTGTTCGGCGTGCCGATGCATAACTTCGGTGTGCCATCGGTGCTAAAGCTCTGGATCGACCAGATCGCGCGTGTGGGCAGGGCCTTTTCTTATGCGGATGGAACGCCGAAAGGACTGATCACGGGCAAAAAGGCAACGTTCATCATCGCAACCGGCGGGATCTATGATCCGCAGACGCAGATGGCGTCTTTCAACTTTGTCGAACCTTATCTGCGGTCAGTCTTTGGCTTCCTCGGCGTGACGGATGTGACTTTCCTCACGGCAGGTGGAACCGCGGCACTCAACTACGGGCAGGACAGAGATGCGTTTCTCGCTCCGCACCTTCAGGCCGTGCAAACGCACGCGCAGACGATCTAA
- a CDS encoding FRG domain-containing protein, which produces MSAPEFLASRAGSRTACTRITPYTLYIVANAAILKSGAAKIVETIGSKTLWSFMPGESEAQECKCTTIRKIEPVNVLSYLELATKIAELQYRNRDYVLLFRGQPKDYKNFQHNTTLKPSLFRDSSGRNPSEDTLRGRFEDLDNAERNLVDSYSQRGFLGKQWVERHQIVRWAILQHYEVCPTPLLDVTHSLRIAASFATTDETEEAFIFVLGVPNLSGAITASAEAGIQIVRLSSVCPPSALRPHIQEGYLLGEYPQMVGFEQKELYRHYEIDFGLRLVAKFRFNPLTFWKTDDFPKVNKQALYPLLADDPLRAMAEDIKNRLPLRN; this is translated from the coding sequence ATGAGTGCACCGGAATTTCTGGCATCACGTGCAGGCTCAAGAACGGCCTGTACCCGTATCACCCCATATACTCTTTATATCGTTGCAAATGCAGCCATTCTTAAATCTGGAGCAGCTAAGATCGTGGAGACCATAGGCTCGAAGACGCTCTGGTCATTCATGCCCGGGGAATCCGAAGCACAAGAATGCAAGTGCACCACAATACGAAAAATTGAACCTGTGAATGTACTGTCTTATCTTGAGTTGGCAACGAAGATTGCTGAGCTTCAGTACAGAAACCGCGATTATGTTCTGCTTTTCCGTGGACAGCCGAAAGACTATAAAAATTTCCAGCACAATACAACACTGAAGCCGTCTCTTTTCCGCGATTCTTCAGGCCGCAACCCCTCTGAAGATACTTTAAGGGGACGTTTCGAAGATTTAGACAATGCAGAGCGGAACCTGGTGGATTCCTATTCGCAGAGAGGATTTTTAGGGAAGCAGTGGGTTGAACGTCACCAAATAGTCCGATGGGCCATCCTTCAGCACTACGAAGTCTGTCCAACGCCACTGTTAGATGTCACACACTCTCTCCGCATCGCCGCATCATTTGCAACGACCGATGAGACTGAAGAGGCGTTTATCTTTGTCCTCGGAGTGCCTAACCTTAGCGGAGCAATCACAGCCAGCGCAGAGGCAGGAATACAGATTGTGCGCCTATCGAGTGTCTGTCCACCATCAGCGCTTCGCCCGCATATTCAAGAAGGGTATCTGTTGGGGGAATATCCGCAGATGGTTGGTTTCGAGCAAAAAGAGCTCTACCGACATTACGAAATAGATTTCGGACTTCGGTTAGTAGCCAAATTTCGATTCAACCCACTAACCTTTTGGAAGACGGATGATTTCCCAAAGGTGAATAAGCAGGCACTTTATCCGCTGCTTGCGGACGACCCACTCCGTGCAATGGCAGAAGACATCAAGAACCGGCTCCCATTACGCAACTGA
- a CDS encoding CatA-like O-acetyltransferase translates to MQEIVVGSRQKVNLDTWERRASFHFFKSFTEPYHGVCLRVDCTATYGYAKQNHLSVFLSLLHRSLVAAHQVENFKTRIVGGAVWSYEQINAGSAVGRENGTIGLGHYQFRPRIDEFVRDAAIELDRVRQRDDIESYPEANLIRYSVLPWFDFTSISHARDFSREDSAPRITFGKITESGGRCTMPVSIHVHHALVDGLHVAQFVDRFQYCLDAPDSKLL, encoded by the coding sequence ATGCAAGAAATTGTGGTTGGCAGTAGACAGAAGGTCAACCTGGATACCTGGGAGCGCCGCGCGAGTTTTCACTTCTTCAAGAGTTTCACCGAGCCCTACCACGGCGTCTGCCTCCGCGTTGACTGCACAGCAACCTACGGTTACGCCAAGCAGAATCACCTGTCAGTCTTTTTGTCACTGCTGCATCGCTCACTCGTCGCTGCGCACCAAGTTGAGAACTTCAAGACACGTATTGTTGGGGGCGCAGTCTGGAGCTACGAACAGATCAATGCCGGCAGCGCTGTGGGACGCGAGAACGGCACCATTGGCCTGGGACATTATCAGTTCCGACCGCGAATCGATGAGTTCGTGCGCGACGCGGCTATCGAACTCGACCGGGTACGGCAGAGAGATGACATCGAGAGCTATCCGGAGGCCAATCTGATCCGTTATTCAGTGCTTCCATGGTTCGACTTCACATCTATTTCGCATGCTCGCGATTTCTCCCGCGAAGACTCCGCGCCCCGCATCACGTTCGGCAAAATTACTGAGTCGGGTGGCCGCTGCACGATGCCAGTATCGATCCATGTACACCACGCCCTAGTCGACGGCCTGCATGTGGCGCAGTTCGTCGACAGGTTTCAATATTGTCTGGATGCCCCGGATTCCAAACTTTTGTGA
- a CDS encoding S41 family peptidase, with protein MLRQSLRSERRNRAFIKTALLVVTFAAILFSARADTSLPDTPAGHTLQTFLDAFDSGDHDRIAAYVKEYDPENNADGLTSFSSQTGGFTLVSIVHSTSDSLTFLVHGRRDNIDAYGVLQLTSTAPPRVKRLSIRALPPGAKLDDIQLDAATRQKTIDAISSKLTEYYVYPDVAAKMIAAVQEHQKKGDYNSITDGNEFADALSRDLRAVSHDQHLFVAYNPFALPEQPGSSSGPHEPSPAEQARFRAMLEQQNCTFSKLEILNHNIGYIKLGAFPPPDICGPTVVAAMNFLAHTDALIFDLRENHGGDPNMVDFIVSYLFRQPTHINDLTNRHDNETHQYWTLPWVLGPRFVDQPVYVLTSHETFSGGEEFTFDLKTQKRATIVGETTGGGAHPVQSMPAGDHFTIGVPFGRPINPVTKGDWEGKGVEPDVKVSAADALTTVEKLAADKLAAQSKSK; from the coding sequence ATGCTCCGCCAATCTCTTCGATCGGAAAGACGAAATCGCGCCTTCATTAAAACCGCGCTACTAGTTGTTACTTTTGCAGCCATACTCTTCTCTGCTCGCGCCGACACAAGTCTCCCTGATACCCCGGCCGGCCACACATTGCAGACATTTCTCGATGCATTTGACAGCGGAGATCACGATCGCATCGCAGCCTATGTGAAAGAGTACGACCCGGAAAACAATGCGGACGGGCTGACGTCCTTCAGCAGCCAGACGGGCGGCTTCACACTCGTCTCTATTGTGCACAGCACGTCTGACAGCCTCACCTTTCTTGTTCATGGCCGCAGAGACAACATCGATGCCTACGGAGTTTTGCAACTCACCAGCACGGCACCGCCGCGCGTCAAGCGGCTCAGCATCCGTGCGCTTCCTCCAGGTGCGAAGCTCGATGATATCCAACTTGACGCCGCCACACGGCAGAAGACTATCGACGCCATCAGCTCAAAGTTGACCGAATACTATGTGTATCCTGATGTGGCCGCGAAAATGATCGCGGCTGTCCAGGAGCATCAGAAGAAAGGCGACTACAACTCCATAACGGATGGCAACGAATTCGCGGATGCCCTTAGCCGAGACCTGCGCGCCGTCAGCCACGACCAGCATCTTTTCGTTGCATACAATCCGTTTGCTTTACCTGAACAGCCCGGTTCCTCCTCAGGACCTCACGAGCCAAGCCCTGCCGAGCAGGCGCGCTTCCGCGCGATGCTTGAACAGCAGAACTGTACCTTCTCCAAGCTCGAAATCCTCAATCACAACATCGGCTACATCAAATTAGGCGCCTTTCCTCCTCCAGACATCTGCGGACCCACCGTAGTCGCTGCAATGAACTTTCTGGCCCACACGGATGCCCTCATCTTTGACCTGAGGGAGAATCATGGCGGCGATCCCAATATGGTTGACTTCATAGTTTCCTATCTCTTCCGGCAGCCTACGCACATTAACGATCTGACCAACCGGCACGATAACGAGACCCACCAATACTGGACGCTCCCGTGGGTCCTCGGACCTCGCTTCGTTGATCAACCGGTGTATGTCCTCACTTCACATGAAACCTTCTCTGGTGGTGAAGAGTTCACCTTCGATCTGAAAACCCAAAAACGCGCCACCATCGTAGGCGAAACCACAGGAGGCGGTGCCCATCCTGTGCAAAGCATGCCAGCCGGTGACCACTTCACGATCGGTGTGCCCTTCGGTCGGCCCATCAACCCTGTCACGAAAGGCGATTGGGAGGGTAAAGGGGTAGAACCCGATGTGAAGGTCAGCGCGGCCGATGCCTTGACTACGGTGGAGAAGCTAGCAGCAGATAAATTGGCAGCCCAGAGTAAGTCCAAGTAG